DNA sequence from the Streptomyces sp. HUAS 15-9 genome:
ACCACGCGCCGGTGGTCGTCGACCTGGACGTGTAGAGCGCGACACCCGCGCCGGGGCTGTGGTGCGCACGGTGGTGCGAATGTCACGCTGGGCTTATGAACATCCCGTTCCTGGGCAGTCGGCACAAGAAACACGATGAGGCGGTGCTCGCGCTCGACCCCGAGGGCGTCGCCGAGCTTCTCTCCGAATGTGAGCTGTTGCGCGCGCAGGCGTCCCAGGAGGGCGTCCTGCTCGACGACTCCGCGGCCTCGCTGGAGGCGCTCGACCAGCTGCTGCCGCGCTGGCGCGACGACGAGGAGAGCCTGCCCTGGCTGGGCAACGACGCGGGGCTGTATCTGGGCACGGTCATCGTGCGCACGGTGCCGGGTGCGCGCTGGGACCTCAGACCTGGCGGGCATGCCGTCGTACGGCTGGCGTCGGGCCGTGAGTTCGACGTCGTCGAGACCGGCCGGGAGTGGGCCGCGAGCGGTGCGCCCGAGCTGTCGCAGCTCTACGCCGAGGTCGCCGAGAACTGAAGCGAGCCCTGACGCTCGGCCTGAAGAATGCGTCGCGACCTAAAGACGGTGTAAATACGGCTTATGCCCGATAAGTGCGTGTCGTGTGTCGAGTCCCCTGCCGTCTGGATAGTTTGCGGATCCACGACACGGCAGAGAGTGAGTAGGGCTGCGGATGGCCGTCGATCCTTTGATCGAGCTGCGTGACGTCGACAAGTACGGCCGCGTCATCGAGCCCGCGTACTGAGCGGGGGTGCGACCATGATCCGTACCACACGTGTGTCCATCGCCCCGGCGGCGCTCGCCATCGCGCTCGTCGCGGCCGCCTGCGGCAAGCACGGCGGCCCGCCCGCCGAGGGCCCGGCGCCCGACGGACTCCCCAACCACCGGGTGGCGCACGGCATCCGGCCGCCGGCCCCCCCGAATTCCCTTGAGGCGACGCTCGGCCGGGCCGGCTCATGAACGTCGACTACGATGGGCCGTTCATCCCGCATCGGGATGAGCGCGCTGCTTTCGTGGTTCACCGGCCGGGTGTCCCACCGTGAGTGGCGCAGTCCCGAGACCCGGGCCGTGGCGGTTGCCGCGGCCGAACCAGGGGCGCTGCTGCCGGGTGGGAACCCCCCTCACGGCCCCGAGACCATAAGGGGGGCGGCAGTTCACAGGGCCAGGCCCGGCCGGCGGCAGCCGGAGATCACTGCTCGCGCAGCGGAACGGACACGTATGACGGGTCGTCCGCGGGTGAGGAGAAGGTCAGCTGCGCGCCGGACGGGTTGTGCTCGGTGTAGAGCGGGTCGACCGTGTCGACGACCAGGGCGAGCCGGTGCCCGGCCGGCACGTCGTAGGCGGTCGAGAACAGGTCCAGGTCGACGTCGAACGACTGGCCGGGCGTTCGGTTGTACCAGGTGTACGGCGCGTTGGTGACCAGCTTGCCGAAGCCGAGCGGGCCCACGTCGTAGAGGTAGGCGACGAGGGTGCCGCTCTCCCGGGTCGGGGTGAGGGTGGTGTGCAACTTCGCGGTGCCGCGCACCTGCTGGGCGGTGCCGTACTTCTCCGACTGCCAGACCGCGGCCCAGCGGCGGGGGAGCAGTGGGATCGAGGCGATCGGCGGGATCTGCGCGACCTGGTCGAGGATGCTGGAGAGGAAGACGATTCCGCCGTCGGCGCCCGAGTCCACGTTCGCGTGGATCGTGGTGGCGCCCCCGAGGGCGAGCTTCCTGCGGGTGGCGCCGACCGACTTCCAGTCCGGGTAGGCCTCGTAGCCGCCGGAGGTACGGGACTTGAGCTGTACCGGCTGCTCGTGGTCGATGCCGTTGTCCGCGCCCTTGAGATAGTGGTCGAGCCAGCGCTCGGTGTCGGTCCACACGTCGTTGGGCAGCCCGAACAGGCCGGTCAGTTCGGCGGTCCCGTGGTCGCCGGGGCGGAACTCCAGCCGCTTCGGGACGGTGAGCTTCTCGTAGAAGTCGGCGTACTGGTTGGCCGGGAAGATGGTGTCGCCCCAGGCGTTGGCCATCATCACGGCCGGGGCGTTCTCGTTGAGCTGGTCGACGTAGGTCGCGACCGAACGTTTCTTCCCCCAGTCGATCATCTCCTGTTCCTTGGCGAGGTTGGAGGCGTAGAAGTCGTCGAAGACCTGCCGTGTCTCGGGGCTCTCGCGGCCCGTGATGACACCCGCGCCGTCAAGGAAGGCGGCGGCCTCGACGTGCTGGGTGCGGCCGGAGTAGATGGAGCTGATCAGGTCCGCCCAGCCGCTGAGCGCGGCGACCGCCTTGATCCGCTTGTCGTGGGCGGCGGCGAGCAGGCTGATCCCGGCGCCGTAGGAGACGCCCGCCATGCCGATGTGCCGGGGGTCGGCGGGGGTGTTGGCGAGAGCCCAGTCGATCACTTTGGAGGCGTCCGCTATGTCGGGCGGACCGGCCACTTCTATCTGTCCGCCGGACTGCCAGAAGCCGCGCACGTTGTAAGTGAGCACGATGTACCCGGAGTTCGCGAGCTTCTGGGCCTGGACCAGATACTCCGCCTGGGGAAGGCCCCAGCTCGTGGGCAGCACGATGAGCGGGTAGCTGTGCGAGGCGTCGGCGTCCGCGGGGGTGACGACGTTCGCCTTGAGGATCGTGCCGCCGTCGCCGGTGATGTCGACGAAGCGGATGCCGGTGGCGGCCTGCGCGGCCGGAGCCAGGCCCACGACGCTGCCGGCGATCAGCGCCGCGGAGACGGCTCCGACGGCGGAGGTGCGCAAGGTGGTGCGACCGTGTCCCATGGGTCACTCCTCACTCGTGTCAGTGCAAAGTGACCCGACGGTAACCTTGACGCCTTACCCTAAGTAACCCGTCGGTAAGTTACGTGCCGGTAAAGTTATTTGGAGTGTGTCGTTCCCTAGGAGGCCCGGTGTGAGGCGCGTGGAGCCTCCAGCTTCGGCAGCGGCGCCTGCGCGGTCCGCGTCACGTCCGCGACCAGCTCGACCACGTCGGGGCCGTACGCCTGCGAATTGACCACCTTCAGCAGGAGGACGAAGGTGTTGTCACCGTGCTTGCGGGCCAGCCGCTCGTGGTTGCGGGCGAGATAGCGGGTCGCGGCCTGGTTGGTGATGGCGCGCTGGCCGCAGAAGAGGAACACCGGGCGGGCGTCACCCCGCTGGCCCGCGGTGAGCCGCGCGAGCAGCACGTACTCGCTCTTGCCGGACTCCAGCCGGTAGCGCTCGCTGCCGATCTGGAAGGCGCCGCGGTCCGGGCCGGGCTCCGCGTTCACGTTGACACGCACGCCGGGAAGCAGGGAGGCGAGGTGTGCGGCCATACGGCGGTTGGAGGCGGGGCCGCCCACACAGAACTCGGTGCGCTCGCCGAAGCCCTGCTGAGCCGTGTCGTGGGCGATGACCTGCGCGTTGGCGTTGCAGTCCTTGATGAGCGCGGCGAGCTCCAGGAGCGCGAACACGTCGTGCCGCATCACCGTCAGCTCGGGCCCGCCCGCCTCGCGGTTCACCACGAGCAGCGACTCGGAGTTGTCGGGCAGACCGAAGAAGGCCTGCTTCCGCCGGAGCTTGCGCTTCCACAGGTAGGTGCGGGCCAGCCAGCCGAGACCGGCGCTGACACCGGCGGCTATCAGGCCCAGGACGATGTTGCGGACGTCGTCATTCATGGGCGCGCATGGTAGCGGGCCCGGGTGGCCGGAACGTACCCGTGTTCGATGTGTGATGTTCGCGTGACAATTGCCTTGAATGAGCCTGTCGAGGCGGGGTCCATGTGGCTACGCTGCGCGGACTGTCCTGGACTGGAGGTACGGATGCGTCGCTCTGCCGCGCGGAAACTGACGGTTCTGGCGGTTTCGGCCGCCGTGGTGTCGGTGGGGGCGGCGGCGCCACCGGCTCCGGTGGCCGGGACGGTGGCGAAGGTTCCGGTGGCTGTCGGCTACGGCGGCGCGGTCGCCAGCGTCGACGCGGACGCCTCCGCCGCCGGCATCGAGGTCCTGAGGAAGGGCGGCAACGCCGTCGACGCAGCCGTCGCCACGGCCGCCGCGCTCGGCGTCACCGAGCCCTACTCCTCCGGTATCGGCGGAGGCGGCTACTTCGTCTACTACGACGCCAAGTCCCGCACGGTCCACACCATCGACGGCCGGGAGACCGCGCCGCTGACCGCCGGCTCCGACCTCTTCCTGGAGAACGGCAAGCCCCTCGCCTTCGCCGACGCCGTCACCAGCGGCCTGAGCGTCGGCACCCCGGGCACGCCCGCCACCTGGCAGACGGCCCTGGACGAATGGGGCAGCAGACACCTCGGTACGGTCCTCGAACCCGCCGAGCGCATCGCCCGCGACGGCTTCACCGTGGACGACACCTTCCGCAGCCAGACCGCGTCCAACGAGACCCGTTTCCGCTACTTTCCGGCCACCGCGAAGCTGTTCCTGCCCGACGGCCGGCTCCCGGTCGTCGGCTCGACCTTCAAGAACCCCGACCTCGCCCGCACCTACGAGGAACTGGCCAGAAAGGGAGTCGGCGCGATCTACGACGGCGCGCTCGGCGAGGACGTCGTCCACACCGTGAACAACCCCCCGGTGGACCCGGGTTCCGGCTGGAACGCCCGCCCCGGCAAGCTCTCCGCCGCGGACCTGGCCGCCTACCGCGCCAAGCCGCAGGCGCCCACGAAGACGTCGTACCGCGGACTGAAGGTCTACTCGATCGCGCCCTCCTCCTCGGGCGGCACCACGGTCGGCGAAGCCCTCAACATCCTTGAGAAGACCGACCTTTCGAAGGCCTCCGAGACGCAGTACCTGCACCACTTCATCGAGGCGAGCCGGATCGCCTTCGCGGACCGCGGGCGCTGGGTCGGCGACCCGGCCTTCGAGGACGTACCGACGAAGGAACTGCTCTCGCAGAAGTACGCCGACTCGCGCGCCTGCCTGATCAAGGACGACGCCGTCCTCACCAGCCCGCTCGCGCCCGGCGACCCGCGCCACCCGGCGGCCTGCTCCACCGCGGGCACGGCGGCCCCGACGACCTACGAAGGCGAGAACACCACCCACCTCACGGTCGCCGACAAGTGGGGCAACGTCGTCTCCTACACCCTCACCATCGAGCAGACCGGCGGCAGCGCGATCACCGTCCCCGGCCGTGGCTTCCTGCTCAACAACGAGCTGACGGACTTCTCCTTCGCCCCGGCCAACCCGGCCGTGCACGACCCGAACCTGCCCGGTCCCGGCAAGCGGCCGCGCTCCTCGATCTCCCCGACGATCGTGCTCGACCGGCACAACCGGCCCGTCGTGGCCCTCGGTTCGCCCGGCGGCGCGACCATCATCACCACCGTGCTGCAGACCCTCACGGAGTTCCTCGACCGCCGGCTCCCGCTGGTCGACGCGATCGCCGCGCCGCGCGCCAGCCAGCGCAACGCCGCCCAGACCGAACTCGAACCCGCGCTCTACGACAGCGACCTGAGGACCCGGCTGGAGGCCATCGGCCACAGCTTCAAACCGAACCCCGAAATCGGTGCGGCCACCGGCGT
Encoded proteins:
- a CDS encoding DUF6278 family protein produces the protein MNIPFLGSRHKKHDEAVLALDPEGVAELLSECELLRAQASQEGVLLDDSAASLEALDQLLPRWRDDEESLPWLGNDAGLYLGTVIVRTVPGARWDLRPGGHAVVRLASGREFDVVETGREWAASGAPELSQLYAEVAEN
- a CDS encoding alpha/beta fold hydrolase — protein: MGHGRTTLRTSAVGAVSAALIAGSVVGLAPAAQAATGIRFVDITGDGGTILKANVVTPADADASHSYPLIVLPTSWGLPQAEYLVQAQKLANSGYIVLTYNVRGFWQSGGQIEVAGPPDIADASKVIDWALANTPADPRHIGMAGVSYGAGISLLAAAHDKRIKAVAALSGWADLISSIYSGRTQHVEAAAFLDGAGVITGRESPETRQVFDDFYASNLAKEQEMIDWGKKRSVATYVDQLNENAPAVMMANAWGDTIFPANQYADFYEKLTVPKRLEFRPGDHGTAELTGLFGLPNDVWTDTERWLDHYLKGADNGIDHEQPVQLKSRTSGGYEAYPDWKSVGATRRKLALGGATTIHANVDSGADGGIVFLSSILDQVAQIPPIASIPLLPRRWAAVWQSEKYGTAQQVRGTAKLHTTLTPTRESGTLVAYLYDVGPLGFGKLVTNAPYTWYNRTPGQSFDVDLDLFSTAYDVPAGHRLALVVDTVDPLYTEHNPSGAQLTFSSPADDPSYVSVPLREQ
- the ggt gene encoding gamma-glutamyltransferase; amino-acid sequence: MRRSAARKLTVLAVSAAVVSVGAAAPPAPVAGTVAKVPVAVGYGGAVASVDADASAAGIEVLRKGGNAVDAAVATAAALGVTEPYSSGIGGGGYFVYYDAKSRTVHTIDGRETAPLTAGSDLFLENGKPLAFADAVTSGLSVGTPGTPATWQTALDEWGSRHLGTVLEPAERIARDGFTVDDTFRSQTASNETRFRYFPATAKLFLPDGRLPVVGSTFKNPDLARTYEELARKGVGAIYDGALGEDVVHTVNNPPVDPGSGWNARPGKLSAADLAAYRAKPQAPTKTSYRGLKVYSIAPSSSGGTTVGEALNILEKTDLSKASETQYLHHFIEASRIAFADRGRWVGDPAFEDVPTKELLSQKYADSRACLIKDDAVLTSPLAPGDPRHPAACSTAGTAAPTTYEGENTTHLTVADKWGNVVSYTLTIEQTGGSAITVPGRGFLLNNELTDFSFAPANPAVHDPNLPGPGKRPRSSISPTIVLDRHNRPVVALGSPGGATIITTVLQTLTEFLDRRLPLVDAIAAPRASQRNAAQTELEPALYDSDLRTRLEAIGHSFKPNPEIGAATGVQRLPDGRWLAAAEKVRRGGGSAMVVRPAR